One Streptomyces sp. NBC_00102 DNA segment encodes these proteins:
- a CDS encoding GNAT family N-acetyltransferase — MAELRTDRLVLRRWHDSDLEPWAAMNADPEVREHLGDLLTREQSNASVAAFQAEFDQRGFGWWAVQLRATGEFIGFAGLDPVDDGMPFTGVEIGWRLARSAWGQGYATEAALAGLAFGFETLELPEILAVTTATNLRSQAVMRRIGMTRDPADDFDDPTAPEGPLRPNVLYRIARGARA; from the coding sequence ATGGCCGAACTGCGTACCGATCGCCTCGTGCTCCGTCGATGGCACGACTCCGACCTTGAACCGTGGGCGGCGATGAATGCTGATCCCGAGGTCCGGGAGCACTTGGGCGACCTGCTCACCCGTGAGCAGAGCAATGCCTCCGTGGCGGCGTTCCAGGCCGAGTTCGACCAGCGCGGCTTCGGATGGTGGGCGGTTCAGTTGCGGGCCACGGGCGAGTTCATCGGCTTCGCGGGCCTGGACCCGGTGGATGACGGGATGCCGTTCACGGGGGTGGAGATCGGTTGGAGGCTCGCTCGCTCGGCCTGGGGCCAGGGTTACGCCACCGAGGCCGCCCTGGCCGGCCTGGCCTTCGGCTTCGAAACGCTTGAACTCCCCGAGATCCTTGCGGTGACGACTGCCACCAACCTCCGTTCCCAAGCGGTGATGCGCCGGATCGGCATGACCCGCGACCCGGCTGACGACTTCGACGACCCCACCGCGCCCGAAGGGCCACTGCGTCCGAACGTGCTGTACCGAATCGCGCGTGGTGCGAGGGCCTGA
- a CDS encoding PP2C family protein-serine/threonine phosphatase translates to MSQRREGPRREVRGRAVRGGRGRFLIAVPVLWIAAVSVVDILSPSDIHLGPLLVAAPAVTASFAGPRTVGLIAALAVVVQTVIGLVRDPGELLSANHEAQAISLLLVGVMLVIFCVLRERRAKELAQVRYVSETAQRVVLPPLPRALGPLRVACLYLAAEAEAQIGGDLYAAARTDSGTRLIVGDVRGKGMTAVNDAALLLGAFRVAAHRRASLGELVSYLDRSVCWDLMEPGESSRYGETFITATVLDIPDEGGRVEMVACGHPPPVVLRDGRPTTMGVLHPAPPLGLGELAHPRYHVDSFAFEPGSLLLLYTDGVTEARDATGVFYPLAERITGWAEKDADAFLGRFREDLMEWVGGHLDDDAVMIVLERPEAPGA, encoded by the coding sequence ATGTCACAGCGCCGCGAAGGACCTCGTCGGGAGGTGCGAGGCCGGGCGGTGCGAGGGGGCCGGGGCCGGTTCCTCATCGCCGTCCCGGTCCTGTGGATCGCCGCGGTGTCGGTGGTCGACATCCTCTCGCCGTCCGACATCCACCTCGGACCTTTGCTCGTCGCGGCCCCCGCGGTCACCGCTTCGTTCGCCGGGCCCCGGACGGTGGGGCTGATCGCCGCGCTGGCGGTGGTCGTGCAGACGGTCATCGGGCTGGTGCGCGATCCCGGCGAGCTGCTCTCGGCCAACCACGAGGCCCAGGCCATCTCCCTGTTGCTGGTCGGTGTGATGCTCGTGATCTTCTGCGTACTGAGGGAGCGCCGGGCGAAGGAACTGGCGCAGGTGCGGTACGTCTCCGAGACCGCACAGCGGGTGGTCCTGCCCCCGCTGCCCAGGGCGCTGGGCCCCCTGCGCGTCGCCTGCCTCTATCTGGCGGCGGAGGCGGAGGCCCAGATCGGTGGGGACCTGTACGCGGCGGCGCGCACCGACTCCGGGACCCGGCTGATCGTGGGGGACGTGCGCGGCAAGGGGATGACGGCGGTGAACGACGCGGCGCTGCTGCTCGGGGCGTTCCGCGTCGCGGCCCACCGCCGGGCGAGCCTGGGCGAGCTGGTGAGCTACCTCGACCGCAGCGTGTGCTGGGACCTGATGGAGCCGGGCGAGAGCAGCCGCTACGGAGAAACCTTCATCACCGCCACCGTTCTGGACATCCCCGACGAGGGCGGCCGGGTCGAGATGGTCGCCTGCGGGCACCCCCCGCCGGTCGTCCTGCGCGACGGCCGGCCGACGACGATGGGCGTCCTCCACCCCGCGCCCCCGCTCGGCCTGGGCGAGCTGGCGCATCCGAGGTACCACGTCGACAGCTTCGCGTTCGAGCCGGGAAGCCTCCTGCTGCTGTACACCGACGGGGTCACCGAAGCACGCGACGCCACCGGCGTCTTCTACCCGCTCGCCGAGCGCATCACCGGCTGGGCCGAGAAAGACGCCGACGCCTTTCTCGGCCGCTTCCGGGAGGACCTGATGGAGTGGGTCGGAGGGCACCTGGACGACGACGCCGTCATGATCGTCCTGGAGCGCCCCGAGGCGCCTGGGGCCTGA
- a CDS encoding ATP-dependent RecD-like DNA helicase: MPNAPTPPPNLAVLEGVLERITYANEENGYTVARVDTGRGGDLLTVVGSLLGAQPGESLRMEGRWASHQQYGKQFVVENYTTVLPATIQGIRRYLGSGLIKGIGPVMADRITTHFGTDTLDIIENEPKRLVEVPGLGPKRTKKIADAWEEQKAIKEVMIFLQSVGVSTSIAVRIYKKYEDASISVVKNQPYRLAADVWGIGFLTADRIAQAVGIPHDSPERVRAGLQYALSQSSDQGHCYLPEERLIADGVKLLQVDTGLVIECLAELAADPEGVVREKVPSPEGGEPVTAVYLVPFHRAELSLAGQVRRLLRTPEDRMPAFQDVDWEKALEWLARRTGATLAPEQEAAVRLALSRKVAVLTGGPGCGKSFTVRSVVELARAKKAKVVLAAPTGRAAKRLSELTGAEASTVHRLLELKPGGDAAYDKDRPLDADLVVVDEASMLDLLLANKLVKAVAPGAHLLLVGDVDQLPSVGAGEVLRDLLAEGGPVPAVRLTRIFRQAQQSGVVTNAHRINSGQPPLTQGLDDFFLFVEDETEDAGVLAVDVAARRIPKKFGLDPRRDIQVLTPMHRGPAGAGHLNGLLQQVITPGRPELPEKRFGGRVFRVGDKVTQIRNNYEKGENGVFNGTVGVVTSLDTDEQRLTVRTDEDEEIGYDFDELDELAHAYAMTIHRSQGSEYPAVVVPVTTSAWMMLQRNLLYTAVTRAKRLVVLVGSRKAIGQAVRTVSAGRRCTALDFRLRGGAGGDSP, from the coding sequence ATGCCCAACGCGCCCACCCCGCCCCCCAACCTGGCAGTCCTCGAAGGGGTCCTGGAGCGGATCACCTACGCCAACGAGGAGAACGGCTACACCGTCGCCCGAGTCGACACCGGGCGCGGCGGCGATCTGCTCACCGTGGTGGGCTCGCTGCTCGGCGCGCAGCCGGGGGAGTCGCTCCGGATGGAGGGCCGCTGGGCCTCCCACCAGCAGTACGGCAAGCAATTCGTCGTCGAGAACTACACGACCGTGCTCCCCGCCACCATCCAGGGCATCCGCCGCTACCTCGGCTCCGGGCTGATCAAGGGCATCGGCCCGGTCATGGCCGACCGGATCACCACCCACTTCGGCACCGACACCCTCGACATCATCGAGAACGAGCCCAAGCGCCTCGTGGAGGTGCCCGGGCTCGGTCCGAAGCGCACCAAGAAGATCGCCGACGCCTGGGAGGAGCAGAAGGCGATCAAGGAGGTCATGATCTTCCTCCAGTCGGTCGGCGTCTCGACCTCGATCGCGGTGCGGATCTACAAGAAGTACGAGGACGCCTCGATCTCCGTCGTGAAGAACCAGCCCTACCGGCTGGCCGCCGACGTCTGGGGCATCGGCTTCCTGACCGCCGACCGGATCGCGCAGGCGGTCGGCATCCCGCACGACAGCCCGGAGCGGGTGCGGGCCGGACTCCAGTACGCCCTCTCCCAGTCCTCCGACCAGGGCCACTGCTACCTCCCCGAGGAACGGCTGATCGCGGACGGGGTGAAGCTGCTCCAGGTCGACACCGGCCTGGTCATCGAGTGCCTCGCCGAACTCGCCGCCGATCCGGAGGGCGTCGTACGGGAGAAGGTGCCGTCCCCGGAGGGCGGGGAGCCCGTGACGGCGGTGTACCTGGTGCCCTTCCACCGGGCGGAGCTCTCCCTCGCCGGGCAGGTCCGCCGGCTGCTGCGGACCCCCGAGGACCGGATGCCCGCTTTCCAGGACGTCGACTGGGAGAAGGCGCTGGAGTGGCTGGCCCGCCGGACCGGCGCCACCCTCGCCCCCGAACAGGAGGCGGCGGTACGGCTCGCGCTGAGCCGGAAGGTGGCCGTGCTGACCGGCGGACCGGGGTGCGGGAAGTCGTTCACCGTACGGTCCGTGGTGGAGCTGGCCCGCGCGAAGAAGGCGAAGGTGGTGCTGGCGGCCCCCACCGGGCGCGCGGCGAAGCGGCTCTCCGAGCTGACCGGCGCCGAAGCGTCCACCGTGCACCGGCTCCTCGAACTGAAGCCGGGCGGGGACGCCGCCTACGACAAGGACCGGCCGCTCGACGCCGATCTGGTCGTCGTGGACGAGGCGTCCATGCTCGATCTGCTGCTCGCCAACAAGCTGGTGAAGGCGGTGGCACCCGGTGCCCACCTCCTCCTCGTCGGCGACGTGGACCAGCTCCCCTCGGTCGGCGCGGGCGAGGTGCTGCGGGACCTGCTCGCCGAGGGCGGACCCGTCCCGGCCGTCCGGCTGACCCGGATCTTCCGCCAGGCCCAGCAGTCCGGAGTCGTCACCAACGCCCACCGGATCAACTCCGGACAGCCCCCGCTGACCCAGGGACTGGACGACTTCTTCCTCTTCGTGGAGGACGAGACGGAGGACGCCGGGGTGCTCGCCGTGGACGTCGCGGCCCGCCGCATCCCGAAGAAGTTCGGCCTCGACCCGCGCCGCGACATCCAGGTGCTCACCCCGATGCACCGGGGCCCGGCCGGCGCCGGGCACCTCAACGGCCTGCTCCAGCAGGTCATCACGCCGGGCCGCCCCGAGCTGCCGGAGAAGCGGTTCGGCGGCCGGGTCTTCCGGGTCGGCGACAAGGTCACGCAGATCCGGAACAACTACGAGAAGGGCGAGAACGGCGTGTTCAACGGCACCGTCGGCGTCGTGACCTCGCTCGACACCGACGAGCAGCGGCTGACGGTACGCACCGACGAGGACGAGGAGATCGGCTACGACTTCGACGAGCTGGACGAGCTTGCCCACGCCTACGCGATGACGATCCACCGCTCCCAGGGCAGCGAGTACCCGGCCGTCGTCGTCCCCGTCACCACCAGCGCCTGGATGATGCTCCAGCGCAACCTCCTCTACACCGCCGTGACCCGGGCCAAGCGGCTCGTCGTCCTGGTCGGCTCCCGCAAGGCCATCGGGCAGGCCGTCCGCACGGTTTCCGCCGGGAGGCGCTGTACGGCGCTGGATTTCCGGCTCAGGGGAGGGGCAGGGGGAGACTCACCGTAA
- a CDS encoding citrate synthase gives MSEHTNNAVVLRYGDDEYTYPVIDSTVGDKGFDIGKLRANTGLVTLDSGYGNTAAYKSGITYLDGEQGILRYRGYPIEQLAESSTFLEVAYTLINGELPKVDELSTFKNEITQHTLLHEDVKRFFDGFPRDAHPMAMLSSVVSALSTFYQDSHNPFDEEQRHLSTIRLLAKLPTIAAYAYKKSIGHPFVYPRNDLGYVENFLRMTFSVPAQEYELDPVVVSALDKLLILHADHEQNCSTSTVRLVGSSQANMFASISAGISALWGPLHGGANQSVLEMLEGIQANGGDVDSFIRKVKNKEDGVRLMGFGHRVYKSFDPRAKIIKSAAHDVLSALGKSDELLDIALKLEEHALSDEYFVSRNLYPNVDFYTGLIYRAMGFPTEMFTVLFALGRLPGWIAQWHEMIKEPGSRIGRPRQIYTGEVLRDFVPVEGR, from the coding sequence GTGAGCGAGCACACCAACAACGCTGTAGTACTGCGGTACGGCGATGACGAGTACACCTACCCGGTGATCGACAGCACCGTCGGCGACAAGGGCTTCGACATCGGGAAGCTGCGGGCCAACACCGGCCTCGTGACGCTGGACAGCGGCTACGGCAACACCGCCGCCTATAAATCCGGCATCACCTACCTCGACGGTGAGCAGGGCATCCTCCGCTACCGCGGGTACCCGATCGAGCAGCTCGCCGAGAGCTCGACCTTCCTCGAGGTCGCGTACACGCTGATCAACGGTGAGCTTCCGAAGGTCGACGAGCTGTCGACCTTCAAGAACGAGATCACCCAGCACACGCTGCTGCACGAGGACGTCAAGCGGTTCTTCGACGGCTTCCCGCGCGACGCCCACCCGATGGCCATGCTGTCCTCGGTCGTCAGCGCGCTGTCCACCTTCTACCAGGACAGCCACAACCCGTTCGACGAGGAGCAGCGTCACCTCTCGACGATCCGCCTGCTGGCGAAGCTCCCGACCATCGCGGCGTACGCGTACAAGAAGTCGATCGGTCACCCGTTCGTCTACCCGCGCAACGACCTCGGCTACGTCGAGAACTTCCTGCGCATGACCTTCTCGGTCCCCGCCCAGGAGTACGAGCTGGACCCGGTCGTCGTCTCGGCGCTGGACAAGCTGCTCATCCTGCACGCGGACCACGAGCAGAACTGTTCGACCTCCACCGTGCGTCTGGTCGGCTCCTCGCAGGCGAACATGTTCGCCTCGATCTCCGCCGGTATCTCCGCGCTCTGGGGCCCGCTGCACGGCGGCGCCAACCAGTCCGTGCTGGAGATGCTGGAAGGCATCCAGGCCAACGGCGGCGACGTCGACTCCTTCATCCGCAAGGTGAAGAACAAGGAGGACGGCGTCCGCCTGATGGGCTTCGGCCACCGGGTGTACAAGTCCTTCGACCCGCGCGCCAAGATCATCAAGTCCGCCGCGCACGACGTCCTGTCCGCCCTCGGCAAGTCCGACGAGCTGCTCGACATCGCGCTCAAGCTGGAGGAGCACGCGCTCTCCGACGAGTACTTCGTCTCGCGCAACCTCTACCCCAACGTGGACTTCTACACCGGTCTGATCTACCGGGCCATGGGCTTCCCGACCGAGATGTTCACCGTGCTCTTCGCGCTCGGCCGCCTCCCCGGCTGGATCGCCCAGTGGCACGAGATGATCAAGGAGCCGGGATCCCGCATCGGCCGCCCGCGCCAGATCTACACGGGTGAGGTCCTCCGCGACTTCGTCCCGGTCGAGGGCCGCTGA